DNA from bacterium:
GGCCCCCCGCGGCGAGCGAGGCGAGAATGGCCTCCTGAGGCATCATGAACGTGTCGAGGTTTCGACAGGGAGTCCCCGCCGCCGCGCCGAGCCAGGCGGCGTCGATGAAATCGGGTCCCTTCTTGAAGGGTGCGACGTCGAGGCCGCGGTGCCGCAGGGCCCTGATCAGGCCCAGCGATACCAGGCTCTTGCCGCTGTCGCCGGCGAGCCCCGCGAGAACCAGTCTTGGCAGCTTGGCCCGGGCCACTCTACTTCTCCCGCGCTGATTAGGCCGTCCCGATGAGAGCTGTCGGAGTCGCGGCGTCCATGCGCCACCACTCGTCGCAGGTGTTTGCCAGACAACCTGAACCCGTTCCGATCCCGGGTTAGCGGGTACGAGTCACGCGAGCCACCGTTCGCTGGGTCAGCACCCGGAATCTCGCCACCGGTGGATGCCGTGGGTGGCTTCCGATCTCGAGATCGGATCCCCGGCGCGCGGATCGCGCCGGGGACCGTTCTCGTCCTGCGTTCCTACTGTTCGGGCGGCAGCACGATGTAGCTGCCGCCGACGTAGGAGTAGGTGCACTTGCCAGTATCGACGAGTTCGCGTATGGCCAGCTTGCAGAGCTTCTTGTCGCACTGCTCCTCGCCGAACTTCTCGATCATGGCCTTCGTGAGATCCAGGGCCTTCAGGTTTTTCTTGCCGTGGTATTCCTTGACCATGCCGTACATGGCCTCGGCCACTTCATCCTTGGTCGCCATGTCGCTCACGCCCTTCTCATTCGCTATGCCGGAAGTGGAGGGATCTCCTGAAGGTCTCGCCGGCATGCTTGAAGTCGTCAATGTGGTACTTGGTGAACTCGATTCCGGTCAGCTTGAAGAACTGCGGCCAACCGATCCTCTCGATCCACTCGCCCATCCGCTCGTACTTGCGGGCGTGACCGGCGTAGACCTCGACGATGTTCTTCACCGCGGCGACCGCCTCGGGCCAGCGCGGCGGGTTGTTGGGCAGGAACGGGATCGCCAGCTTCGAGAACATCGGTTCGTGGCGGGCGTTGCTGACCTTGCCGCCGACCCAGATGGAGAGACCGTCGTTGACCGGATCGTTCAGCGTCATCGCCGGGCAGACGGTGTAGCAGTTCGCGCAGAACATGCACCGCTCCTCGATGACTTCCACCGAATCGTGCCCGTCGACCTTGGCCGGCCGGATCGCGCCCGTGGGGCACGCCGACACCGTCGACGGGATCTCGCACTGGGAGTTGAGCAGTTCGTGCTTGATCGCGGGCGCTCGGCGGTGGACGCCGAGGATGGCGATGTCCGAGCAGTGCACCGCGCCGCACATGTTCAGGCAGCAGGCGAAGGCGATGCGCAGCTTGGCGGGCAGCTTCTGGCTGCCGTCGAAATAGGGGAAGAGCTCGTCCATCACCGACTTGACGACGCCCGAGGCGTCGGAAGCGGCGGAATGGCAGTGAACCCAGCCCTGCGTGTGGACGATGTTGGTGATCGAGGCCCCCATGCCGCCGACGGGGTAGCCTTCCTTCTTCAGTCGCGCGATGAGCGGCTCGATCTTGGCCTCGTCGACGACCAGGAACTCGACGTTGTTGCGGCTGGTGAACCGCAGGTGCCCGTCGCAGAACTCGTCGGCGAGGTCGGCGAAGAGCCGGATGGTCTCGATGCTCATCAGGCGAGGCGTCGCCGCCCGCACCGACCAGAGCTTGTCGCCCGATTCGGCCACGTGCATGAGCACGCCCTGTCGGGGGATCTCGTGGTACTTCCATTTCCCGTAGTTCTTCTTGATCACGGGCGGAAGGAACTGCTCGAAATGGGGAGGGCCGATGTCGGTCGTCCTTTTAGCCGGAGTGGCTGCCATTACTCTTCCTCCTCGTCTAGCTCAAAGAAGATGTACGGGTTGGTACGCGGGTGCATGATCATCTCGGGTTCCGGATCCAGGCCGATCTGCTCGAGGAAGTTCCCGAGTCCGATACGCTGGATGAACTCGCCCACGCGCTCGCGGTTCATGCCGTGCT
Protein-coding regions in this window:
- the dsrB gene encoding dissimilatory-type sulfite reductase subunit beta, producing MAATPAKRTTDIGPPHFEQFLPPVIKKNYGKWKYHEIPRQGVLMHVAESGDKLWSVRAATPRLMSIETIRLFADLADEFCDGHLRFTSRNNVEFLVVDEAKIEPLIARLKKEGYPVGGMGASITNIVHTQGWVHCHSAASDASGVVKSVMDELFPYFDGSQKLPAKLRIAFACCLNMCGAVHCSDIAILGVHRRAPAIKHELLNSQCEIPSTVSACPTGAIRPAKVDGHDSVEVIEERCMFCANCYTVCPAMTLNDPVNDGLSIWVGGKVSNARHEPMFSKLAIPFLPNNPPRWPEAVAAVKNIVEVYAGHARKYERMGEWIERIGWPQFFKLTGIEFTKYHIDDFKHAGETFRRSLHFRHSE